Proteins from a single region of Phycisphaeraceae bacterium D3-23:
- a CDS encoding DUF255 domain-containing protein, whose product MPQDHSHHPHHAELVNADGSWKYTNRLADETSPYLRQHAHNPVDWYPWGEEAFAEAARRGVPIFLSIGYSTCYWCHVMERQVFESPAIAEQMNELYVCVKVDREERPDVDDIYMTATQLMTRRGGWPMSVFLTPPRAPGTPGGEDPGLKPFWCGTYLPPEPMQGMPSFSQVLEGLSQAWNEQRGEVLGQAERLAQGVIEQLSEQAEPGPINPLVLNQAANAMVQTYDPEHGGFGGGPGAAPKFPQPATPTFLLALQTDSGSATLWQKIEHTLDRMARGGMYDQVGGGFHRYSVDTHWLVPHFEKMLYDNGQLAELYANAYASHPDSDFQYEFGWTAKGICDYVLREMTDPTGAFWSAQDAEVDAQEGLNYLWTPEQVRETLGDPTMAGFVESLYGLGAGPNFQDPHAPDAPPKNVLYLPRPLAKFAADERLDLERVRQSRDEANAALYEARMQRDQPGTDDKVLTAWNGMMIAGLAAVGGTLDEPSYLEAAARAANAIAEHLAIPDDPGSTSGGGLYRTYRDGVAKIPGFLEDYAHYVHGLIQLHRYSPNGDDYLDWAERYTAFAIEHFAHDNGGYYDTLADQQDLFVRTRGTYDGAVPSGNSQMIHNLVDLFELTGNRDYAERAARDLMSFATPMRQRGGAMMHMLHALHRLMKAAPGVLDTDGQPAEDAGPVQLAVAPETLALQNGAGTLTVTLTIAEGYHLGSGVAAGDIVQATTLSAVAADNVTLRVHWPDGERKRYPFADVPLDVYEGEVAVRVEVAVQGDAPESLTLQLGYQACTDQLCEQPATRSIAVALR is encoded by the coding sequence ATGCCCCAAGACCACAGCCACCACCCGCACCATGCCGAACTGGTCAACGCCGACGGCTCGTGGAAGTACACCAACCGGCTGGCCGATGAGACCAGCCCGTACCTGCGTCAGCACGCGCACAACCCGGTGGACTGGTACCCGTGGGGCGAGGAGGCGTTTGCCGAGGCGGCGCGGCGCGGCGTGCCGATCTTTCTGAGCATCGGGTACTCGACGTGCTACTGGTGCCATGTGATGGAGCGGCAGGTCTTCGAGAGCCCGGCGATCGCCGAGCAGATGAACGAGCTGTACGTCTGCGTCAAGGTCGACCGCGAGGAACGGCCCGATGTGGACGACATCTACATGACGGCGACGCAGTTGATGACCCGCCGCGGCGGCTGGCCGATGAGCGTTTTTCTGACCCCGCCGCGCGCCCCAGGGACGCCCGGCGGCGAAGACCCCGGGCTCAAGCCGTTCTGGTGCGGGACGTATCTGCCGCCTGAGCCGATGCAGGGGATGCCGAGTTTTTCGCAGGTGTTGGAAGGGCTGAGCCAGGCGTGGAACGAGCAGCGCGGCGAGGTGCTGGGGCAGGCCGAGCGTTTAGCGCAGGGCGTGATCGAGCAGCTCAGTGAGCAGGCCGAGCCCGGGCCGATCAACCCGCTGGTGCTCAACCAGGCCGCCAACGCGATGGTGCAGACCTACGACCCCGAGCACGGCGGCTTCGGCGGTGGGCCCGGCGCGGCGCCCAAGTTCCCCCAGCCCGCGACGCCCACGTTCCTGCTCGCGCTGCAGACCGACAGCGGCAGCGCAACACTCTGGCAGAAGATCGAGCACACGCTGGACCGCATGGCCCGCGGCGGGATGTACGACCAGGTCGGCGGCGGGTTCCACCGCTACAGCGTCGACACGCACTGGCTCGTCCCGCACTTCGAGAAGATGCTCTACGACAACGGCCAACTCGCGGAGCTCTACGCCAACGCCTACGCAAGCCACCCCGACAGCGACTTCCAGTACGAGTTCGGCTGGACCGCGAAAGGTATCTGCGACTATGTGCTGCGTGAGATGACCGACCCGACCGGCGCGTTCTGGTCGGCGCAGGACGCGGAGGTTGATGCGCAGGAGGGGCTGAACTATCTCTGGACGCCCGAGCAGGTCCGCGAAACGCTGGGCGACCCTACTATGGCGGGGTTTGTGGAGTCGCTCTACGGCCTAGGCGCGGGCCCAAACTTCCAGGACCCGCACGCCCCCGATGCGCCACCTAAGAACGTGCTATACCTGCCGCGCCCGCTGGCAAAGTTCGCGGCGGATGAAAGGCTCGATCTGGAGCGTGTGCGCCAGTCGCGCGACGAAGCGAACGCGGCCTTGTACGAAGCCCGCATGCAGCGCGACCAGCCCGGCACCGACGACAAGGTATTGACCGCGTGGAACGGCATGATGATCGCCGGGCTCGCGGCGGTGGGGGGGACCCTCGACGAGCCGAGCTATCTCGAAGCCGCCGCCCGCGCCGCGAACGCCATCGCCGAGCACCTCGCCATCCCCGACGACCCCGGCAGCACTTCCGGGGGCGGCTTGTACCGCACCTACCGCGACGGCGTCGCCAAGATCCCCGGCTTCCTCGAAGACTACGCCCACTACGTCCACGGCCTGATCCAGCTCCACCGCTACAGCCCCAACGGCGACGACTACCTCGACTGGGCCGAGCGCTACACCGCGTTCGCCATCGAGCACTTCGCCCACGATAACGGCGGGTACTACGACACATTGGCCGACCAGCAAGACCTGTTCGTCCGAACGCGCGGCACATACGACGGCGCGGTGCCCTCGGGCAACAGCCAGATGATCCATAACCTCGTGGACCTGTTCGAGCTGACAGGCAACCGCGATTACGCCGAGCGTGCGGCGCGCGACCTGATGAGTTTCGCAACGCCCATGCGCCAGCGCGGCGGGGCGATGATGCACATGCTCCACGCGCTACACCGGCTGATGAAGGCGGCCCCCGGAGTCCTCGATACCGATGGACAACCCGCCGAAGACGCGGGCCCGGTTCAATTGGCGGTTGCCCCCGAAACGCTCGCGCTGCAAAACGGGGCCGGCACACTGACCGTCACGCTCACCATCGCCGAGGGCTACCACCTGGGCTCGGGCGTCGCGGCGGGGGATATCGTTCAGGCGACCACGCTGAGCGCTGTCGCGGCCGACAACGTCACGCTCCGCGTCCACTGGCCCGACGGTGAACGTAAGCGATACCCCTTCGCGGATGTCCCGCTGGATGTGTACGAAGGCGAGGTCGCCGTACGCGTCGAGGTCGCGGTCCAGGGCGATGCGCCCGAATCGTTGACGCTCCAACTCGGCTACCAGGCCTGCACCGACCAGCTCTGCGAACAGCCCGCGACGCGATCGATCGCAGTGGCCTTACGGTAG
- a CDS encoding TatD family hydrolase, translating into MIDTHCHLTFDKLHGRIDQVLADADTAGVDRMISVGITPADATRALALAHRFPRVYATAGVHPHYAAQFIDGPALRDALNDKLADPRCAAIGEMGLDRHYPDPPIEDQRRVFAWQLELMNDPSSPAAHLPAVIHNREATDETLALIREHNLPGERFVFHCFTGSAAELDMILDLGAHISFTGIVTFPSARALAEASDRVPLDRLMIETDSPYLTPEPHRKVRPNEPKYVADIARFLADRRGLDLDTFVKQVDTNAVAFFNLPTQGNP; encoded by the coding sequence ATGATCGACACCCACTGCCACCTCACCTTCGACAAGCTGCACGGCCGGATCGACCAGGTCCTCGCCGATGCCGATACCGCCGGCGTCGACCGCATGATCTCCGTGGGCATCACCCCCGCCGACGCGACCCGCGCCCTTGCGCTCGCCCACCGTTTCCCGCGGGTTTACGCCACCGCCGGGGTCCACCCGCACTACGCCGCGCAGTTCATCGACGGCCCCGCGCTGCGCGATGCGCTCAACGACAAGCTCGCCGACCCGCGCTGCGCCGCCATCGGCGAGATGGGGCTCGACCGGCACTACCCCGACCCGCCTATTGAAGACCAGCGCCGCGTCTTCGCCTGGCAGCTCGAACTGATGAACGACCCATCGTCCCCGGCCGCGCATCTCCCGGCCGTCATCCACAACCGTGAGGCCACCGACGAGACCCTCGCCCTGATCCGTGAGCACAACCTCCCCGGCGAACGCTTCGTCTTCCACTGCTTCACCGGCAGCGCAGCGGAGCTCGACATGATCCTCGACCTCGGCGCCCATATCAGCTTCACAGGCATCGTCACCTTCCCCAGCGCCCGAGCCCTGGCCGAGGCATCCGACCGCGTGCCCTTGGATCGGCTGATGATCGAAACCGATTCGCCGTACCTCACGCCCGAGCCCCACCGCAAGGTGCGCCCCAACGAGCCGAAGTACGTCGCCGACATCGCCCGTTTCCTCGCCGACCGCCGCGGGCTCGACCTCGACACCTTCGTGAAGCAGGTCGACACGAACGCCGTCGCGTTCTTCAACCTGCCCACGCAAGGCAATCCGTAA
- a CDS encoding PilZ domain-containing protein has product MSTFKMPESSQRSEPRLKLPAAYTLVRARVIGSSKYTWTGHLYDISVTGMRFELDMPLDIDAQIEVRGMLPGKDHTSFRATGRVVRLHSDEEDLGPAVMGMMFEQFRSPMDYQRLLAYLRARGVYEHQEPQARAA; this is encoded by the coding sequence GTGTCCACGTTCAAGATGCCCGAATCCAGTCAGCGGTCCGAGCCCCGTCTCAAGCTGCCCGCCGCGTACACCCTCGTCCGCGCCCGCGTCATCGGCAGCAGCAAATACACCTGGACCGGCCACCTCTACGACATCAGCGTCACGGGTATGCGGTTTGAGCTGGACATGCCACTCGACATCGATGCGCAGATCGAGGTCCGGGGGATGCTGCCGGGCAAGGACCACACGTCGTTCCGCGCGACGGGCCGGGTCGTCCGGCTGCACTCGGATGAAGAGGACCTGGGCCCGGCCGTGATGGGGATGATGTTCGAGCAGTTCCGCTCGCCGATGGATTACCAGCGGCTGCTGGCGTATCTCCGGGCCCGCGGCGTGTACGAGCATCAGGAACCGCAGGCCCGCGCGGCGTAG